GCTGTTGCCCGCGACCGGCGGCGGGGGTGTGCGACAAATTTGTGGGTAAGGTGCAGCCGACCGGGCAAATCCTCACCAGTCTGACAGTAATGTGTACTGTCAGGCCGAGGCTCATGGCCGAAAGGGACGCAATCTGTCATCTTCCAGCAGAACTGCTTGTCCATAGCGCCAAACGCCAAACTGGATTCCCGCTTTCGCGGGAATGACGGCTATAACACCGAACCACGTTACCCACAAATTTGTCGCGCACCCATCGGGCGGCGGCTTGCCCCGCGCATATGTGGTAGGCTGCGCAAATGGATCGTCAGGTGCTGCGGCGGCTGATCGGGCGGGTGTTGATGGTGGGCATTCCCGGCCCCGAGTTGGATGAAGCGACACGAACAACGCTGGCTCGGCTGGCAGCCGGCGGGGTTATCTTGTTTCGGCGCAACGTCCTCGCGCCGGCGCAATTGGCGGCGCTGACCGAGGAGTTGCATCGGCAGCCGGCGCGACCGCTGATCGGCATCGATCATGAGGGCGGACGGGTACAGCGTCTGGGGGCGCCGTTCACGGTGTTCCCGGCGATGGCGGTGGTTGGTGCAACCGGCGAGGCGGCACTGGCCCGGCAGGTGGGGCGGGCGATGGGGATCGAGCTGGCGGCCGCCGGTATTGACCTCGACTTCGCGCCTGTGCTTGACGTCAACTCGAACCCGGCCAATCCGATCATTGGCGATCGTGCCTTCAGCCATGACCCGGCAGTGGTTGCGGCCATGGGCGTAGCCTTGATGCACGGGCTGCACGAGGGCGGGGTGCTCAGTTGCGGCAAACACTTCCCCGGCCACGGCGACACCGACAGCGATTCGCACCTCGCCTTGCCGGTGGTGCCGCGCGACCGTGCGGCACTGGAGTCCACCGAGTTGGTGCCGTTTCGAGCCGCGGTGAGGGCGGGCATGCCGCTGCTCATGACCGCCCATGTGTTGTACCCGGCGCTCGATCAGGAGCGCCCGGCCACGCTGTCACCGGCTGTTCTGCGGGACCTCTTGCGCACGCAGCTGGGCTTCACCGGGGTGATTGTGAGCGACGACTTGGGGATGTGCGCGATCACCGATCACCACGATGTCGGCGAAGCCGCGGTGCAAACCCTGGCTGCCGGAGCGGAGTTGCTCCTGCTCTGCTCCGACTTGGCGCAGGCCGTCCAGGCCGCCTCCGCCATCGAACGTGCGGTGGTGGATGGCCGACTGGCTGCGCCGGTGCTCGAGGCCGCTGCCACGCGCGTCCGCCAGCTGGCGAAGCCATCGCCGGTGACACGTGCAGCATTGCGGGACCTACCCATCGCCGCCCACGCGGCGCTACGGACCCGCCTGGAAACGCCTGGGTAGCCGTTGCCGGCCCAGCTCAACGCGACCGTAGCTTGCGACTCGCCGGCACCGGGTCCGCCAACAGCCGGCGCAGCGACTTGGTGTACGGCGGCCGTGCTAGGCCCCTCTCCGTCACGATGGCTGTGACCAGCTGGTGGGGAGTGACGTCGAAGGCCGGGTTCAGCACGCGGATGCCGGTCGGGGCAATCTGCCGGTCGCCGAGGTGTGTCACTTCGCGCGGCGCGCGCTCTTCGATCGGAATGTCCTCGCCGCGCTTGCACGCGAGATCGATCGATGAAGTCGGGGCGGCAACATAGAACGGCACGCGATGGCGCGCGGCGAGCACTGCGACGGTGTAAGTTCCGATCTTGTTCGCCACATCTCCGTTGGCTGCGGTGCGGTCGGTACCGACGACCACGCACGAAATCACCCCGCTCTTGAGGATGTGGCCCACCATGCTGTCGGTAATGAGCGTAACCGGGATGCCATCTTTCTTCAGCTCCCAGGCGGTCAAGCGCGCGCCCTGGAGGAACGGGCGGGTCTCACTGGCGAACACGTCGATCTGGCGGCCGGATTCGACCGCGGCCCGGATCACGCCCAGCGCAGTACCATATCCGGCGGTGGCCAGGGCGCCGGCGTTGCAATGCGTCAGCACGGTGGCCTTGGCCGGGAGC
This is a stretch of genomic DNA from Deltaproteobacteria bacterium. It encodes these proteins:
- the nagZ gene encoding beta-N-acetylhexosaminidase gives rise to the protein MDRQVLRRLIGRVLMVGIPGPELDEATRTTLARLAAGGVILFRRNVLAPAQLAALTEELHRQPARPLIGIDHEGGRVQRLGAPFTVFPAMAVVGATGEAALARQVGRAMGIELAAAGIDLDFAPVLDVNSNPANPIIGDRAFSHDPAVVAAMGVALMHGLHEGGVLSCGKHFPGHGDTDSDSHLALPVVPRDRAALESTELVPFRAAVRAGMPLLMTAHVLYPALDQERPATLSPAVLRDLLRTQLGFTGVIVSDDLGMCAITDHHDVGEAAVQTLAAGAELLLLCSDLAQAVQAASAIERAVVDGRLAAPVLEAAATRVRQLAKPSPVTRAALRDLPIAAHAALRTRLETPG
- the mtnA gene encoding S-methyl-5-thioribose-1-phosphate isomerase — translated: MIRTVEWRNGTVVMIDQRLLPTREVYRVCRDARAVAEAITDMVVRGAPAIGVAAALGIALGMQQVRAADLRQTFARLCKTFAATRPTAVNLFWAIERMQRVFARTCGRGPEVVREALRREALAVHDEDIAANRAMGRYGAALLPAKATVLTHCNAGALATAGYGTALGVIRAAVESGRQIDVFASETRPFLQGARLTAWELKKDGIPVTLITDSMVGHILKSGVISCVVVGTDRTAANGDVANKIGTYTVAVLAARHRVPFYVAAPTSSIDLACKRGEDIPIEERAPREVTHLGDRQIAPTGIRVLNPAFDVTPHQLVTAIVTERGLARPPYTKSLRRLLADPVPASRKLRSR